AAGAAGTAAGTGGAGGTAGGAGTTGTTTTCATTTTTGAGACACTCTTTCAAAACTATGAGTATATTGTTAAGATAAAATCGTTCTCATAGAAACTTTTTTCTTGACTTCTATTGAGAACGTGCTAAAATTGTTCCCATGATAACGAATTTGGAAAGGAAGATGACCATGACAACAGATCCACTTCAAGAGTTTAAGCAACTTTCTCATAAAATGGGTGCGGTTTTCCATACCCTTGCTAAGGAATATGATATGAATTTATTAGCTGGGCCGCAAGGGCATGTCTTGCATTATTTGGCCCTGCATAATCAAGAGGAAATCTTTATCAAGGATATCGAACAGAAGATGAAGATTTCAAAATCGGTGGCTAGTAATCTCATCAAGCGTATGGAGAAAAACGGT
Above is a window of Streptococcus sp. zg-86 DNA encoding:
- a CDS encoding MarR family winged helix-turn-helix transcriptional regulator, whose product is MTTDPLQEFKQLSHKMGAVFHTLAKEYDMNLLAGPQGHVLHYLALHNQEEIFIKDIEQKMKISKSVASNLIKRMEKNGFVVVEPSKIDKRKKIVRLSDSAREKSQRMGDFWAEMRKQLVEGIAEEDLQILSKVIRQLHQNLEKIEQKEKE